The Mucilaginibacter yixingensis genome window below encodes:
- a CDS encoding response regulator transcription factor, with protein sequence MNPENVAVAIADDHQLFLKSLSMLVSGFAGFHVVAEAINGKELIDTLEKQQLIPDIVLLDVNMQVMNGEDTAKHLSKKLPKTKIIALSMQDDSYSIINMLKAGCCAYLLKDIHPDELEKALNEVYANGFYNADAANVNFRRLLKYKMEDAPEINEREKRFLQLASSDATYKQIASEMCLSERTIDGYREALFRKFNVQSRVGLVLEALRRNIVQLGEAM encoded by the coding sequence ATGAACCCGGAAAATGTCGCTGTTGCCATTGCCGATGATCATCAGTTATTCTTAAAATCATTGAGTATGCTGGTGAGCGGCTTTGCTGGTTTCCACGTAGTTGCCGAAGCCATAAACGGCAAAGAACTGATAGATACACTGGAAAAGCAGCAGCTCATCCCCGATATTGTGTTATTAGACGTAAATATGCAGGTGATGAACGGCGAGGATACGGCCAAACATCTCTCCAAAAAACTCCCCAAAACAAAAATAATAGCGCTCTCTATGCAAGATGATAGCTACAGCATCATCAACATGCTGAAAGCCGGCTGTTGCGCTTATCTGCTCAAAGACATTCATCCTGATGAGTTGGAAAAAGCCCTTAATGAGGTATACGCTAATGGATTTTATAACGCCGATGCGGCCAACGTTAACTTCCGCAGACTACTGAAATATAAAATGGAGGATGCGCCGGAAATCAATGAGCGCGAAAAACGCTTTCTTCAACTGGCCAGCTCAGACGCTACTTACAAGCAAATAGCATCAGAAATGTGCCTGTCTGAACGCACCATTGATGGCTACCGCGAGGCCCTGTTCCGCAAGTTCAATGTGCAAAGCCGGGTAGGATTGGTACTGGAGGCGCTGCGCAGAAACATTGTGCAACTGGGCGAGGCTATGTAA
- a CDS encoding sensor histidine kinase codes for MLYVHIRYNFIAQGKLFPEIVGIAGLLIATFAIAFLVFFIFSRRQQNRLVVRQKHMQKEFDNQLMQAKVEVQEQTFGELGRELHDNVGQLLSSAKLLLGITQRKLSDPPETLMTAQDTLGQALQSLRSLSKSLNTEWLSQFNLIENLHVEAERINAAGQLQVHVKSDAEQLSMQADQQLMLFRIVQEAMNNSIKHAQAKNIWMTISSGRNNLKISIADDGQGFDMNARPGGVGMMNMRHRVKLLNGRVEWRSEIGRGTTIEITLPL; via the coding sequence ATGTTGTATGTTCATATCAGGTATAATTTTATCGCGCAGGGAAAGCTCTTTCCGGAAATTGTAGGGATTGCCGGATTGCTGATTGCCACCTTTGCCATTGCGTTCCTGGTGTTCTTCATCTTTTCGCGAAGACAGCAGAACCGGCTGGTTGTGCGGCAAAAACATATGCAGAAAGAGTTTGATAACCAGCTGATGCAGGCCAAAGTAGAAGTGCAGGAACAAACTTTTGGCGAACTAGGGCGCGAGCTGCACGATAATGTTGGTCAGCTACTGAGCAGCGCCAAGCTTTTACTGGGCATTACGCAAAGAAAGCTAAGCGACCCGCCCGAAACACTGATGACAGCACAAGACACTCTGGGCCAGGCGCTGCAAAGTTTAAGATCGCTCTCCAAATCGTTAAATACCGAGTGGCTTAGTCAGTTTAACCTGATTGAGAACCTGCACGTTGAGGCCGAACGTATAAATGCAGCCGGTCAATTACAAGTACATGTTAAGAGTGATGCCGAGCAGCTCTCTATGCAGGCAGATCAGCAATTGATGCTGTTTCGTATTGTGCAGGAGGCCATGAATAACAGCATCAAACATGCGCAGGCAAAAAACATCTGGATGACTATCAGCTCGGGTAGAAACAACCTGAAGATCAGCATTGCTGATGATGGGCAGGGATTTGATATGAACGCCCGCCCCGGCGGCGTGGGGATGATGAACATGCGCCACCGTGTAAAACTGCTGAACGGACGCGTAGAGTGGCGGTCTGAAATTGGCCGCGGAACAACTATTGAAATTACTTTACCTTTATAA